The DNA segment CCATGTCCCAAAAGGAAAAACACATGAAAAAAACCATTTTCGCCGCCGCCGTATTGTGCGCCGCCCTGCAAACCGCTTACGCCCAACGCATCGTGGTGATGTCGCCCGACGTGGCCGATATCGTGGTGGCATTGGGTGCGACCAACGAAATCGTCGGCCGCGACCAAACCGTTCAAAACCCCGCCTTGAAAAGCAAGCCCAGCATCGGCATCCACCGCCAATTAACCGTCGAGCCGATTATCGCCGCCAAACCCGACGTGGCAATCGGTTCGTGGATGGTGCAGCCGGCCACCATTTTCGCCAACCTGAAAAAAGCCGGTGTCAATGCCGTGAACGTCGCCCCCGACGACAGCATCGCCGCCTACCCGCAAAGCATCCGCGCCGTGGGCAAACTGATTAACAAAACCGCCCAAGCCGATGCATTGGCGGGCAAATGGCAGGCCGACATGAAACAGCAGCCGCAAAACGGCAAACGCTACCTGTTCAGCTACGACGGCCGCATCGTTGCCGGTAAAAACACCGCTGCCGACGAAATCATCAAACGCGCAGGCGGCATCAACGCGGCAGCCAACCTCGACGGCATGAAACCGCTTAACCGCGAAGCATGGATTGCCGCCAAGCCCGACGTGATCATCATCGCCGACCATCATGAAAAACTGATCGGCGGAGTCAAACAATTCGCCGCCCGTCCTGAAATCGCCGGCAGCAACGCCGCCAAAAACGGCAAGATTTATTTGTGGCAGGCCAATGATATGTTCCGCTACGGTTTGGATACGCCGCAGGTGGTGAAGAAGTTGAACGGGTTGGCGAAATAAGGCGGCCTGTTTTCAGACGGCCCAATCAGTAATCGATGAGTAATATAGTCATCAACTTAAGAAGAGTACATTAAAAAGAGTACATTCGTCATACTCGGGCTTGACCCGAGTATCTCCTAAATTGACTGAAACCCAAGATACTCGGGCCAAGCCCGAGTATAACGGTTTTGTTATTAATTTAGGGGCTGACGTAGATTAGCAGTCATGATAGGCTGCCAAAATGAAGATAACCCACTGTAAGTTAAAGAAGAGTCTGCAAAGAAAACTGCTTGAATATTTTGTATTGGAAGTAACCGCACGTTCTGCTGCCGATATCTTGGGTATTCAGCCCAATACGGCTATTCTCTTCTACCGTAAAATCCGTCTTGTTATCAGCCATCATTTGGCTTTGGAAGCAGATCAGGTTTTTGAGGGCGCTATAGAATTGGATGAGAGCTATTTCGGCGGTAAGCGTAAAGGAAAGCGCGGTAGGGGAGCAGCAGGTAAAGTGGTGGTTTTCGGTATCCTTAAACGTGGAGGTAAGGTTTATACGGTTGTAGTGAATAAT comes from the Neisseria dumasiana genome and includes:
- a CDS encoding IS1595 family transposase; its protein translation is MKITHCKLKKSLQRKLLEYFVLEVTARSAADILGIQPNTAILFYRKIRLVISHHLALEADQVFEGAIELDESYFGGKRKGKRGRGAAGKVVVFGILKRGGKVYTVVVNNARKESLFPVITRKITPDSVVYTDCLSSYDVLDVSGFHHHRINHSKKFADRHNHINGIENFWNQAKRVLRKYNGIDRKSFPLFLKECEFRFNFGTPRQQLKTLRLWCGV
- a CDS encoding heme/hemin ABC transporter substrate-binding protein, with amino-acid sequence MKKTIFAAAVLCAALQTAYAQRIVVMSPDVADIVVALGATNEIVGRDQTVQNPALKSKPSIGIHRQLTVEPIIAAKPDVAIGSWMVQPATIFANLKKAGVNAVNVAPDDSIAAYPQSIRAVGKLINKTAQADALAGKWQADMKQQPQNGKRYLFSYDGRIVAGKNTAADEIIKRAGGINAAANLDGMKPLNREAWIAAKPDVIIIADHHEKLIGGVKQFAARPEIAGSNAAKNGKIYLWQANDMFRYGLDTPQVVKKLNGLAK